A segment of the Dissulfuribacter thermophilus genome:
GGCATCAGGAGAAAGAACTCCTTTGCTCTTGTTGGATCATGGTCATTTATACTATGCGTTGAGTGGCATAATGGGCATGGCAGACATCATAGAAAGAGTAAGAAGGCATGCATCGCAAACAGGCGAAGCATATTTGCCTGTTCAGAAATTTACAATATAAATTCGGGCCAACAAGCGGGTGCACTTGACCGCTGTTCCGCTGGCGCTTCACAGCGGCAAGTGACCCTTGGTCGTTAAGTGAAAAAATTATGAGTAGTCCTGTCTTTAATATGGGATTCTGGGAATCATTTCTTAGAGATCAATTTATAAAACAAATTGATTTATTATATGACTCAATTCAGAATCGACTTTTACCCACCTTCAATGATCTTGAAAAAGAAGCAAAGCAAGTTGCAGAAAGGAAATGGGATGAACTATGCTCTTCGTGTTATTCGCCCGATATTGATCCTGGAGATTTGGCGGAAAAAGCTCAAGAGGCTGGTATTGAACACTATACAATGCTTTCAAATATAAAACAGACTATTTTAAATCTTACAGCGACTGCACTCTACCATTTATTTGAGCAGCAGATCATTTTCTTCTTGAGAAGGGAAATATTACATCCATCACAAGAAGATGATCCTCAATTAATGAAAATATCAATCTTCAAGAAAAGAGTACTTGAAAAAGGTATTAATATTGATTCGTTTAGATCGTGGGCAATAATTAATGAACTAAGATTTGTTGCAAATTCAATAAAACATGCAGAAGGCCCCTCAGTAGTTGAGTTACATAAACTAAGACCCGATTTATTTGAGCATCCTATTTTTAGAACTAAAGATGAACAAAATACAAAAAGGTATGTATTGCCTAGAGTTTATTTGCCATTAGCTGGAGAAGATATATTTATAACTCCGGATGATTTATTGAAATATAAGAATGCTATAAGAGATTTTTGGGATGAATTTATCAATATTTGTTTAAATTATGAAGAGATATAAGTCACTTAACAAAACGATCCACCTTGTATGTTAAAAACAAAGAAGTAGGGTAGCTCCCTACGGGAACGGATGAGCCCGTGCTACACCTTATAACTGTAAAGTTCGTCGGTCAGATATTGGCCTCCGTTCCATTTCCTGCACCGTAAAGGCTGAACAGTATCGTATGGCTCTCATGTGAATGGGAAAGCCCGAATGTACAAGAGAACGCCAGGGCGGGATTTTAATTCTTCATACAGGGAGGCGTAAATGCATAAGAAGATCATTGGAATTGATGTTGGCAAGAAGGAATTGCGCACCGCCCATAAGTATGAGGCATCCAATGGGAAATTCAAGGTAAAGAGGAAAAAATTCCCTAACACCTTGAAAGGGCATACTGCCTTGCTTGCCTGGGCAAAGAAAATAACCAACAAGGAAGGTAAAGAGCATATCCATTTCATAATAGAAGCAACAGGGGTGTATTATGAAGGCATTGCCACCTTTTTACATGATGCCAGCAGCATGATATCTGTACTGAACCCCAAGTATGTAAAGTCATTTGCAGAGAGTTTTGGAGTGCGTACAAAGACAGATAGCAAGGATGCCCTGGTGCTTGTTGAGTATGGAAGTGCCATGCATCCTGATTTATGGACTCCACCACCGCCAGAATATCGTATTTTGTTGAGTTATCATAGGGCGATAGATTCACTTAAGCATCGCAGGACTGCAATATTGAACAGGATAGAGGCATTGGAAATAAGCCATCCAGCCCCGGGTCCGATTCTGGAAGAAGAGCGAAGGCTCCTTGTTGAGGTAAGTGAATCTATAAAGCGCTTGGAACAACAGATCAAGTCTCATATTCGAAGGCATCCTGGTCTCAAAAAAGAGGTGGAACTGTTGATGACTATCTCAGGGATAGCCTGGATTACTTCTGTTTTGCTTGTTGCAGTAATGCAAGGTGGAAGGCGTTTCAAAAGCGCACGGGAAGCAGCTGCCTACCTGGGACTTTCGGTAAGAGAAAATCTTTCAGGGACAAGCCTCAAGGGACGTTCCAGATTATCCAAGAGAGGCCCGGGAGATATACGCAAAGCTTTATATTTTCCAGCTATTACTGCTATGCGGTACAATCCGGATGTAAAAGCGCTTTACAATCGTCTTGTTCAAAGAGGCAAGGTAAAAATGGTAGCCATAGGAGCTGCCATGAGGAAGCTGGTCCATATTGCTTTTGGAGTACTGAAGCATAAACGGGCATACATGGCTTTGGCAACATAGATAAAATAGTGCTTGACACTCAACACAGTATCTGACCGCTATTTCGCTGCGCTTCATAGCGACAGGTGAGCTTGGTCGTTGAGGCTGTAGAAAAACCCTTAAGCGCGCCAGATTACTGCTGTTTTTTCTGGGAGGTGTGGTATATAACGGTTAATGACATTGAGTAAAGGATTGACTAATGGCGCGTTTTAAGAAGTATTCATATAAGCAAGGTAAATTTATTCCTATACATTTCGAGAAGCAAATTCTTCCAGATACCTTTGAATATATACTCCATTATTTGATTGATAATGAAGTAGATCTTTCTGTGTTCAGACAGCGCTATAAGAATGATGAAGTGGGTGCGCCTGCCTATGATCCAGCTATCCTGCTCAAGATTATTTTGTATGCATATTCTAAAGGAATAGTTTCCGGCAGGAAAATAGCTCAGTGTTGTCGAGAGAATGTCATCTTCATGGCCCTGCCTGCTGATACAAGACCTCATTTTACCACCATAGCTAGTTTCATATCTTCATTGGATTAAGAAGTAGTCCAGTTGTTCCGTGACATTCTCCTTGTATGTGACGAGATGGGACTAGTGGGTAAAGAGATGTTTGCACTGGATGGATGCAAACTGCCATCCAATGCATCAAAAGAGTGGAGCGGTACCAGGGCTGACATTGAGAAGAAGTGTAAGAAGTTGGAACATGCCATCCAGGCCATGATAGAAAAGCACAGGGAACTTGATCAGAAAGAGACAGACCATGAGCTTATCTCCCGTGAGAAAAAGTACATTGAAACTCTTAAAAAGCAGGTCAAGAAGATAAGGGACTGGATGGATAACAATGATGACAAGCCAGGCAGAGGTGGAGGAATAAGGAAGAGCAATATACCCAGATTATGCACTTCAAATGCCTTAGAAAGGGATTTTTTCTGAATAATTCAATAGTTAGCTGCAACTTATCCAGTTCGTTCCTTCAGCAAAAAGGTACGGCTTCATCCAGGGGTTATATCTCAGGCATTTGAAGCCGCAAGGGGCTCGCAATTTTACCGAATCTGCTTTGTTGTCGGGCACTTGAAGTACCTAAGTACGTCTGCGTACCCTCCGCCTGGCATCTTCGGCAAACTTGCGAGCTGCATAATCTGGGAAAACGACAACGAAAGTGCCAAGATGAAGACCTCTAAGGGGGTAATTCAGGGGTACAATGGCCTGGTCATGGTAGATGACAAGCACCAGGTGATAGTACATGCAGAGGCCTTTGGAAATGGGCAGGAGCAACACCTGTTGGAGCCCATGATAGAGGGGACCAGTAAGACCTGTAAGGTGCTATCTCCTGAGGAAGATGTTTTTAAGAAAGTGAAGTTAACTGCTGATGCTGGATTTCACACAAAGAAGAACATGGAGATGGTCTTCAGCCAGGGGATAGATGCCTATATAGCAGACAGACATTTTCGCAAACGAGATCCCAGATTCAGGGATCGAGATCGCTTCAAACAAAGAGCTCGAAAGGAGAGAAAATCCCGCTTGTTCACGCCCAGAGATTTTATTTTTGATATGGAGCAACAGAGCTGTATCTGTTCTGCCGAGAAACATCTCTATGTAAAGAACAAGAATTTTGTAACTAGAAATGGTTACAAGGCCATAGCTTTTATGGGTAAAAAGACCGAATGCAGGGTCTGTAAGCTTCGTGAGCTATGTCTGAGATATCCCGACAGGACCGAGGCTCGGCAGGTACACTTTTTTTTTATAGCAAGGAGAATAGTGCAGGCAGCACCTTCATAAAAAAGATGAAGGGGAAGATAGATTAAAGTCGTGGCCGTTTGTTTACAGCAAGCGCATAGGTACAGTGGAACCGGTCTTTGCCCACATCTGTTCAGTGCTTGGTTTTAACCGTTTTACCCTAAGAGGTAAGCGTAAGGTGAACACCCAGTGGCTTCTTTACTGCATAGTACACAATATCATCAAAATCCACCGATGTGCGCCTGGATTTACTTGATAGGAGTATCTTGAACATGAAATGAGGTTGGTATAAAAAAGGAAAAATAAGGATGGAGTTGGGGTCCTAACGGTTCCCACCATTATTCCTGTAACTAGATTTTTTGAGGCAAATAGATTGCCAGAATGGAATCAGCCTGAAATTTATATTTTTATACAGACTCGTTGGGTAGTAAACAAGGAGGTATGGAGTATGAGAAACCTGATATTGGCTGTTAGCTGTATCTGCTGTCTTATCCTCAGTATGCTCTCTGCTGGCGCGCTGGAATCTGCGGCAGCGGTGGTTGCTGAGTCCAGTAATCTACCAGACGATCAGTTTACACTGGTTCTGGATCTTCAGCGGCCGAGTGATACTGATATTCTTCTGTTGCGCAATGGCGACAGGCTGACTGGCACTATTCTTAACAAGAGTTTTAGTATCCGAACATCATATGCACAGCTAAAGTTCAACAATCGGATGATTGCTGGCATCAACCTCGAGGGTGGACCCAACAACATCGAATCCATTATAACAGTCAATAACAACCTGTTTTCTGGCTTCATCGACAACGCTGTGTTTGTCTTCAAACTTCAATCTGGCCCTCAGATCAATGTTCGGAAGGAGAAAGTCCTGAAAGCCGTGTTTCGAGTTCGAAAAGCTGAACGCGAAGGCATCCCTCAACGTCAGTTCATAGTACTGAAGAACGGAGATTACTTTAGCGGGAAATTGCTCAACGATAAGATAGTAGTTGCAACAACCTATGCTGCCGTTCCACTGGTTCTATCGAATATTGACAGGATCAAGCTAATTGGAAGCGAGAATCCG
Coding sequences within it:
- a CDS encoding IS110 family transposase; the protein is MHKKIIGIDVGKKELRTAHKYEASNGKFKVKRKKFPNTLKGHTALLAWAKKITNKEGKEHIHFIIEATGVYYEGIATFLHDASSMISVLNPKYVKSFAESFGVRTKTDSKDALVLVEYGSAMHPDLWTPPPPEYRILLSYHRAIDSLKHRRTAILNRIEALEISHPAPGPILEEERRLLVEVSESIKRLEQQIKSHIRRHPGLKKEVELLMTISGIAWITSVLLVAVMQGGRRFKSAREAAAYLGLSVRENLSGTSLKGRSRLSKRGPGDIRKALYFPAITAMRYNPDVKALYNRLVQRGKVKMVAIGAAMRKLVHIAFGVLKHKRAYMALAT
- a CDS encoding transposase, which gives rise to MARFKKYSYKQGKFIPIHFEKQILPDTFEYILHYLIDNEVDLSVFRQRYKNDEVGAPAYDPAILLKIILYAYSKGIVSGRKIAQCCRENVIFMALPADTRPHFTTIASFISSLD